A genomic region of bacterium contains the following coding sequences:
- a CDS encoding DUF1844 domain-containing protein: MGNEGEEKQYRRELFIKLLLMLRAGTLQNLGMLTNPITGKKEVKLELAKETIDMLELLREKTSGNLTEPEQEMLDNLLTELRLLYVKVRDKGEQQSKEES, from the coding sequence ATGGGCAACGAGGGGGAAGAAAAACAATACAGGCGGGAGCTTTTTATAAAACTTTTGCTAATGCTTCGCGCCGGAACTCTTCAGAACCTTGGGATGCTTACCAACCCTATAACTGGGAAAAAAGAGGTCAAACTCGAGCTCGCCAAGGAAACCATAGATATGCTCGAACTTTTGCGGGAAAAAACCTCGGGCAATCTTACTGAACCCGAGCAGGAGATGCTCGATAACCTGTTAACGGAGTTAAGGCTTCTTTATGTGAAGGTTAGGGATAAGGGGGAACAACAAAGTAAGGAGGAAAGTTAG
- a CDS encoding protein-L-isoaspartate(D-aspartate) O-methyltransferase, producing the protein MVEQQIKARGISNRNVIAAMLKVPRHMFVPDDMVPYAYDDYPLPIGEGQTISQPYIVALMTELLEPKPTDVVLEIGTGSGYQAAVLAQIVKKVYSVERISKLAEFARKNLKMLGINNVEVILGDGWYGLPEHAPYNGIIVTAAPEDVPKPLLDQLADEGRLVIPIGTDFQRLWVIRREGEIFERIPSIPVRFVPLISEKPE; encoded by the coding sequence ATGGTCGAACAGCAAATAAAGGCGCGTGGCATATCCAACAGGAATGTTATAGCAGCCATGCTTAAGGTTCCGCGCCACATGTTTGTTCCGGACGATATGGTGCCGTATGCCTACGACGATTACCCGCTCCCTATAGGCGAGGGACAAACTATAAGTCAACCTTACATAGTAGCACTCATGACTGAACTTCTCGAGCCAAAACCTACCGATGTTGTGCTTGAGATTGGAACCGGCTCTGGTTATCAGGCAGCGGTGCTGGCGCAGATAGTAAAAAAAGTTTACTCCGTTGAGAGAATTTCCAAACTTGCGGAGTTCGCAAGAAAGAACCTTAAAATGCTCGGCATAAACAATGTCGAGGTAATTTTGGGAGACGGCTGGTATGGCTTGCCTGAGCACGCGCCATATAACGGGATCATAGTTACCGCAGCACCCGAAGATGTTCCGAAACCGCTTCTTGACCAACTTGCTGATGAGGGCAGACTTGTCATCCCTATAGGAACGGATTTCCAGCGACTATGGGTTATAAGGCGCGAGGGGGAAATATTCGAGCGGATACCATCAATACCTGTCCGATTCGTTCCGCTAATATCGGAAAAGCCGGAGTAA